The Lactuca sativa cultivar Salinas chromosome 2, Lsat_Salinas_v11, whole genome shotgun sequence genome includes the window GCAAGGTGTTGGATCGTCCTCAGAAAGAGACGATAAAGTTCATCTCTTATCTGTGGAATGCCATAAAGATCGTTGTCAAATGCTCCAGCATCAAGTATCAGACCATGAACAAAAAAGTTCTTCATTCAAATAAGCTGACGCGTTTGAACAACGAGCTCTTGAGGTTCTTTCAGATTCATGTGCAGGCGAAAACGATGATGAATTCAATTAAGATTTACGGTTTGGCAGACAATTCAGTTGTTACCTTTTCTTCTGCGGGTGGATATTCGAGTACATGTAGTGTTTATCCTGGTCAACTACTCAATCTTCCATTGACAGATTCTTTCGCTAACCTAACAAGTATCAGATTCGAACATGTTTCATTTTCTTCCTCTATTCAACCACTCTTCAGTTTGCCATTTCTTCAAAAACTTTCCTTTGTTATGTGTGAGATAGGTGATGCTTTGATGAACGGCGTCACAGAATCAAATCTCACAGATCTGGAATTTGATTGTTGTTATGATCTGAGGGAACTACCTTCAGGAGTATGTAATCTTGTTCATCTCCAGAATCTCAGCATCACCAATTGCCATGAGCTGGATGCTCTTCCTAAAAATTTGTGGAATCTTTCCAAGCTTCAGATCCTGAACCTCCATTGTTGCACAAAACTACAAGAATTACCAGAATCAATTGGACGTCTTCATAatctgagcttccttgatctATCTGATTGTTTGAGTATAAGTCTATTACCAGATGAAATTGGGGAACTATGCAGCCTGAGAGTGGTTAAGATGAGCGGTGTCCATGGGTTACCGGAGTTGCCGGAGTCCATGAGCAAATTGTTGCAGTTGGAAGAAGTGATATGTGATGAAGAGACGTCGTATTTGTGGATGGATTATGAAAGTGATCTGAATAATTTGAAGATAAACGTTGTTGAAGATGACAGACTTGAAAGCTTTATGAAAATTGTTCACTGATCAGTTCTCTTGATCCTTCATTGTCATTCTGTAAATTGTGGGATTGTTCTTTAATTAACTTGAAGAGTCATTTGTTTTCATCTTATAAAATCATTGTATATACTGtaaatttaaaaactaattaaCTAAAGAATCTATATATACGTATATTCATCAATCAAAGATATATTAGATGTTTATGTTTAATGCTCTTGAGGGCCATAGTCATATCTACAATCCTTCATGTTATGAGTGTAATCTTTTTAGAGATGTCATTTTGTTGGTTTAATCTATGGCATATAAATTATATCAAGTATCGTATTTGCACTCTCATAATTATATTAGTTATATGTAAATAAAATTAACTAATCTAAACTTATATAGGGCTATTTTGTTCCTTTTATTTGGAATGCTACTCAAAACATAGCATGCATTAACATGCCCTCTCCTAAAAAATCCGCAATACCAGTTTTGTAAAAAACATTCGACGTTGGTTAGTCGGTAGACTGCGGTTAAGAGATTAATCGGTTAGGCGATGATTAACGGAGACCATAAATTGTTAATTCgttgaattttaaaaattttaatatttttaatatcataacaaagtttGTAAATActactaatatcataacaaaaatgTTATCATAACAAAAATGTTAAACATCACGTTGATATTTTCTTTCAAAACTCAAAATTTTCATTCGATATTCCATTTCACTATGTTATGTATGGAGTTCGTAGTCTTATGAATGATACCAACTAATGAGAGTATTGGAGATTCATATATTCCCCTTCCCAAGATATCAATTATAATAGGTTTAATTCAATTACCTaatcttataatttttttaactgctaaaatattttattcaaaaacagACTAGTAAGGACATAGTAAAAATTTACACATAAAAAAAAGGGTTTTGAAGCCAATTAGGCCAAAAATTTTAGAACTACATTTTGTACCTTTAAACCAAAGAAGAAGCATTATAATTAACAAAATCCAAGATGTGCTATTTCTTGAAACTCTATCGCCAAACAGGAAGTCATTTCCAAATCATCTTAGCATGTAAAGATTTATACATAGCAAAACCGAATGCAATTGACAGTAAACGCAACAACATACATTTTATTTTCTAAGGAGTGCAATGGAGATCACACACATTACTATGTATAAttccaaaacaacctaaattttTTTAAGCTGGTTCACCTTCTCTCCTTCGTTACAACATAGGTTGTTCCAATCCCCGATGAAAATATTCCAAAACTTAAGTCATTAATAAATTGATGTTTTGTAACTTTTGTAAACATTCAAGTACTACATTTTTTTAGTATTGATGTCAAATGTTAGAATTAATCTATCTTTTGACATTTCATGTATTCTTCAAACGTTAACATCACCCAATCTAGCTAGCATGTCAAAGCATGAAGTCACCGATTttagaagaaaaagaagacataaaaaaataattatcaaCATTCTATTGCAGAAATAACCAATCAAGTAAAACACACCTTATCGAGATAAGATATAGTGATATACCAATCCGATTTATAAACGTGTTTATATCCTACACTTTTCAAACACCAACGGATACAAATTTCTTTTGAATTCTTGGTGAAAACAATACATTAGATAAATTAATTGCTTTTCGAGAGGTAAATTCCATACAAACATTTCCAATTCCATACATTGGTGAACTCGACTTATTTACGATATTTAGCAAAAATTCATCTTCAATAGGTTTCAATTTCTCGAACCAACATTGATCTTTGCAAATACGACTTGTTGCCCTAAATCCAATGCGTGTATATAAAAAGACTCGAACAAGTGAAACATAATTCTGGACATATTtgtcaaaattaaataaaatatggactccttttggtgtagcttggtCCTTAGACTCTTATCGACTTCCACTTGTTCTAGTAGGATTATTATTAAACTTAACATGCCACTCATTCTTAAAATGGCCCCTTTTTGGCATCTCTAACAAAACAAAACCTTTAGATTTTTGTCGGAATTTCCATGGACATCAAATTTATGTTTACTGCCAATTCCTTTGGTGTTTGAGTTAGTTTTCTTGTTTGAAACCCGATACGGAATAGGATGGACCGGTAACTCCAGTTTGGAATGCAATGTTCCGAAGCTAGTGGTCAAttttcaaataataataataataataataataaaattggtTAGTTTACTTAATTTCTCGTTATATTTATGCataatgtttatatgtatatttgtGTGTTCATATATAAATGGGTTATATTTAAACCCAAATCAAAGGACTTATTACAAAAAATTAATAACCATTACCTTTAATTTAATATATGTCTTGACCAAACCTATATATCATTTTCAACAATCATCCTTATGTTATTGGAAATTTTCTCAAGATTCCCTTGTCCCTTGTCTTCACTTAAACGTTATATagttaagaaatataaagtatgCATCAAAATGAGTGAAGGTTAAAGTTTGAGCTTAGCCCCAATTTGTCTTTGTTGTTATGGGATTTAAATTCTCCAAATAGGTGCGAGTTAAAATGATATGTGAAGTGATAGAAAAGTTAATATtctatgttttaatataaataccTTTTTCAAAAGGAATGTGCTACCCTTTTCAAAAGGAATGTGCTTTTAAATTGACATATTTAACCCCAAATAGGTGTGAGTTAGGTAGTGACGAATAAGAGGACTCAATTAGGAGAAACATAGCATAAAGGACTAAAAGTTAAAATGATATGTAAAGTGATGAAAATTTATATATTCTATCATAATCCAAGGACCATCCTTGTAGTTGTGTAAATTTTCGTTCCATCCTGTTTCTTTCCCCAAATTCCGACAGAAAACAAACCCTCGCACATTTACGTACCTAATATGAACGCGTCGATGGAAGGTTCAATCTCAACCTGCAAGAAACATCGTCGTTGATTTCGAATCAACTGCAGGCTAGAttacatatatatacatgttaTTCAGTAGTAACACCTTCATCGAACTCAATTCTATTTCTTCAATCCCAGATTTCCCTTCACAGTTCACAAAAATTCTTAATCAGGTTTTCAACATTTTTGTGTAATTATCGATGGCTGTAGTATTCCAGAATGCATTACAGTTTGTATTGGGTGAATTACAGAAAGCAGTAGATGTTATTGGGCAGATTGTACAAGCTGCCAGATTTAAACGCCTTCTCAAACGCCTTGAAAATACCCTTAAAAGCATCGAGCTGGTATTTTATGAAAGCTGGAGATTAAGCAAGGTGTTGGATCGCTCTGAGAAAGAGACGATAAAGTTCATCTCTTATCTGAGGAATGCCACAGAGATTGTTCTCAAGTGCTCGAGCATCAAGTATCGGACCATGAACAAAAAAATTCTTCATTCAAGTAAGCTGATTCGATTGAACAACGAGCTCTTGAGGTTCTTCCAGATTGATGTGCAGGAGAAAACGATGAACACTAATATGACGTATTCAATCGCGATTTCCGGATTGGAAGACAATTCATCAGTTGTTGCATTTTCTGCAGATGGATATTCGAGTACGTGCAGTGTTTATGCTGGCCAACTACTCAATCTTCCATTGACAGATTCTTTCGCTAACCTAACAAGTATCAGATTCGAACATGTTTCGTTTTCTTCCTCTATTCAACCACTCTTCATATTGCCATTTCTTCAAAAACTTTCCTTTGTTATGTGTGAGATAGGTGATGCTTTTAAGAACAGTGTCACAGATCAGTCTCCTTATATTCCATCAAATCTCATTGATCTGGAATTTGATTGTTGTTATGATCTGAGGGAACTACCTTCAGGAGTATGTAATCTTGTTCATCTCCAGAATCTCAGCATCACCAATTGCCATGAGCTGGATGCTCTTCCTAAAAATTTGGGTAATCTTTCCAATCTTCAGATCCTGAACTTCCATTGTTGCACAAAACTACAAGAATTACCAGAATCAATTGGACGTCTTCATAatctgagcttccttgatctATCTGATTGTTTGAGTATAAGTCTATTACCAGATGAAATTGGGGAACTATGCAGCCTGAGAGTGGTTAAGATGAGCGGTGTCCATGGGTTACCGGAGTTGCCGGAGTCCATGAGCAAATTGTTGCAGTTGGAAGAAGTGATATGTGATGAAGAGACGTCGTATTTGTGGATGGATTATGAAAGTGATCTGAATAATTTGACGATAAACGTTGTTGAAGATGACAGGTTTGAAAGCTTTATGAAAATTGTTGAGTAAGTTGTAGGACTCTTGATCCTTCATAGTTCATAGTTATTCAAAGTGTAAATTGTGGGATTATTCTTTAATTAAATATCTTGAAGAGTCAGAATTTTTATTCTCATGTGTTTTCATATTATAAAAGCACTGTATATTGTAAATTTCCAAACTAAATAAAGAATCTATATATACATCCGATCAAAGATATATTAGATGGCTATGTTCCACGTAAATTTCCAAACTATATATACATCCGATCAAAGATATTTATGCGGTTTTCTCAAAACCTAtgtcgacgacatgtcgtcggtataggttgtgtaaattataattttcatttatttatattctATGGTGTAGAAAAGAGAAACGATGCCGTTTTTGGGAAAGCAATCCCGACGACAATTCATTGGCATAAAATGTGGCGATCCATGTGAACTCTATCCCGATGATAAGTCATCAGCACATATATTTTTGTTTAACTATATACTTATTTGCGAGAAATACAATAAGCTGAAGTTTTCTTAAACCCTATACTGACGACTTGTCGTAACATGAACAAAATGGATCAGTCGAGTTGATTTGCAGCGCTGCACCCAACATGCTTTCTCTCTCGATCTCTCTCTCTCAACGACGATCGACGTCGATGACACCCCTTCGGCCATTCTCCTTCACCAACGATCACAAGTAAGTTTTATACCACTCATCATTTTTTATTTCTCTCTTTTTTAGGTTGAATTTGAGATATTGGTGAATGGTTTTCTATTAAGGAAAAACGATATCTTTTGCATTTGGTAATTTGATGTTGTCATTATACTGTTGGGCCTATCCTAGactaaattaatgtgttcaattcATAGTCTAATGATGTTATCATCAaattggaaatcgagaaacaaaatctTAACCATGAGATTGACTCGTATACATGTCtcgtgtccatacgatatcttacAGAACGAAGGAATAACCGATCGCTTATCATAGGGTTGATTTTTGATTTGATCAGAGTTTAGCAATGAATTTGGAAAGAAATATTTGTTGGTTATCAAAGACTATATTTGCAATTGTATTTgaagacttatctaagtgggagaccaTTGGATTAAGGTGTTCGAGGTCTTAACTAACTTACTATAATGTTAGTAAATAAAGGTAAAGTTCTTTTTAGGTTGCCATCATAACCAGAAAATAGAAATGACtgatattgagagagagagagaaagacaaaatgatatgttaatatattatatgattaatttattaattagaaatagttaaTAATTAACTAAGAATTTATCAATATTAACTAGAAATTAATTttggattaattagaattaattatagGTTCAAGgtttgaattgtaattgttcaatagttgagcaaaggAGGAAATTATAGAACCTCCCTTGAGATTCTAGAAGCCTAATGTATCAGATAAGGAAACTAATTTGAATCAAATTAAAATCCTATGATTTTAAtattcaaatctagggtttctaggtTATCTGACAATTATATATAGGGATCATATCCCTTGCAAAACCGACCCCCTACACATATAAATAGAGAATTTGGATTTCTCCTACCGCCTTCCTCCATATTTTGATCCTATGGTTTTTCCTAGGGTTTgggtgtaaaccattagaggcttCCACATTATTGGAGCTAGATTTCCAATAAGGTTTTCAAGAGAGTTGTTTGCATCATTAGATTGTTGCAAAAGGTATGTGTTCTAGCCTTATGTTTTTCGATTTTCATAGGTTAGTTTCTGTttcataaagtatgttgctataattaGATAAAATGTCACAGAgttctaggttgcatgtacccataAGTGTTCATGTGGAAACCCGTTATGCAAATAATTTTGTAACCTAGAAAACCTATTATCTTCTTTGAGCTTAAGTATTGGCTTCCCTCGACCTAAAACACAATATAGATGTTATTCATGTAGAGAAAAATGTGAGTGAGAGTGTGTTGAATACCGCACAGATGAACGAAGAAACCAGAGCCACAAAAGGAGCAAGAGATGACTTGAAAAAAATGGGCATTCGACCAGATCAATGGCCAAAAGAGAAAGTTAAGAGGAAGAAGAAAgacaacaaaaataagaaaaaatactACCACGTGGTTCTTACTCTTTCAAACCAATTGATCGACCTCTTTTCTGTAGATTTATTAAATGAGTGAGACTACCTGATGGTTTTGGATCAAATTTTAAGAAGAAAGTTATTGATACTGAATCAAATTTGGTTGGGCTAAAGTCTCATGATCATCACATCCTCATGCATCAATTTCTAACTACACGGGTTAGAGTAGGTCTCCCAACAAATGTTTCAACAAAAATCATTGACATGTGTACATTCTTTCAAAAAAATTGTCTATGGTCATTGGATGGTAATGACATGAGAAATGCCCAACAAGAAGTGGTGAAGTTGTTATGCAGTCTTGAGTTGATATATCCTCCAGCAATGATCGACATAATGATTCATATTGTTCTTCATTTACTTGAAGAATCAATTCTTGGAGTGCATGTACACATGAGATGGGTGTATCCCTTTGAAAGATATATGAAAAAGCTCAAAAATTATGTCAGAAACAAAGCCAAGCCGGAAGTTCAATAGCAGAGGGTTACTTTGCAGACGAAACTTTTGACATTATGATCATGAAAACTAAATTCAACCATCTTGATAGAAATCAGGATCGTGACCTTCCAAaaaggaaattttatgtgttctcaTCACAATGTCGAGCAATGTCCACTAAGAAAATTTCCGAACTTTTTAAGGAGACCAAAATATCATTGCATTGGTTTGTATTAAACAACTATGACGAGGAAGAGATGAAAGGCTACAAATCGTAAGCTTTGTTATCTATGAACTACATTTTCAATAGTGTTATAATATGTTTAAACTATTGTTTGTTCCACATCTAACGAATTCGGATCAGAATCACCAGAAAgtgatttcaaaacaaaatttcctTCATGATTCGAAATAAAGGTATATACCttatatatttataatgtaaAACTAATTTATATTATTACTTAAATGTAAAATCTTATATTTCCTTAAAAATTTACCGTCTCCAAAAACATATGCATTCGGACTGTACTTCCGAATTAATTGCATTGGCACATGGTCCGTTAAATGCATATTCTTACATTGCGTGCATAGTAAATGGTGTTCGATTTGTCGTGCATGGCTGTGATCTCTGACACACTATTAAAAATAGTGGTGTTGTTACATTAGGAGAAGACGATACACCATTCTATGGCTAAATGGAGGAGATGATAGATTTATAGTATTTAAATGGTTACTCAGTTGTACTCTTTTGTGATAAATGGTTTGATGTGTCATTGTGTAAGGGAAGTTTAATTACTAACATGAATATGGTTGTTATCGATACCAGTCATGAATGGTATTTCGGTAAAACATGTTATGATGATCAACAATACATCTTAGCCATACAAGCTAAGCAAGTGTTTTATCTCCAGGATCTTACTTGAAAAAATAACAATAACTGGAGAGTTATGGAAGATATTCATCATCGAAAACTTTGGGATCATCCAATTATCCAATTAGTGATGATTCTGATTGACAGTATGTTATGGTTATTATATATCATGATtgcttttaatatttttaaaattttaaaatgttaaacagATGGCAGCACATGTCGTGAGGGGACATGGAGGagattgtcacaactagcatttatAACTAGGAAATTCTGTTTTCATGTAAACATCAACTATTGTAAGACT containing:
- the LOC128132208 gene encoding probable disease resistance protein At5g66910 gives rise to the protein MAVVFQNALQFVLGELQKAVDVIGQIVQAARFKRLLKRLENTLKSIELVFYESWRLSKVLDRSEKETIKFISYLRNATEIVLKCSSIKYRTMNKKILHSSKLIRLNNELLRFFQIDVQEKTMNTNMTYSIAISGLEDNSSVVAFSADGYSSTCSVYAGQLLNLPLTDSFANLTSIRFEHVSFSSSIQPLFILPFLQKLSFVMCEIGDAFKNSVTDQSPYIPSNLIDLEFDCCYDLRELPSGVCNLVHLQNLSITNCHELDALPKNLGNLSNLQILNFHCCTKLQELPESIGRLHNLSFLDLSDCLSISLLPDEIGELCSLRVVKMSGVHGLPELPESMSKLLQLEEVICDEETSYLWMDYESDLNNLTINVVEDDRFESFMKIVE
- the LOC111883453 gene encoding probable disease resistance protein At5g66900, with the protein product MAVVFETALQLVLGELKETVHVVGQIIQTHRFKSILKRLAKTLKSIEQVFYESWRLSKVLDRPQKETIKFISYLWNAIKIVVKCSSIKYQTMNKKVLHSNKLTRLNNELLRFFQIHVQAKTMMNSIKIYGLADNSVVTFSSAGGYSSTCSVYPGQLLNLPLTDSFANLTSIRFEHVSFSSSIQPLFSLPFLQKLSFVMCEIGDALMNGVTESNLTDLEFDCCYDLRELPSGVCNLVHLQNLSITNCHELDALPKNLWNLSKLQILNLHCCTKLQELPESIGRLHNLSFLDLSDCLSISLLPDEIGELCSLRVVKMSGVHGLPELPESMSKLLQLEEVICDEETSYLWMDYESDLNNLKINVVEDDRLESFMKIVH